One window of Scheffersomyces stipitis CBS 6054 chromosome 1, whole genome shotgun sequence genomic DNA carries:
- a CDS encoding predicted protein — protein sequence MVDSESQNDFANDGDNDSYFVSTQFESKQEEIMEKELQKLQTGQTVSQLLRFRSGISGLTSVTPKPVKVSRPGLRKTGSRKSKKNQSMSAMVKERFKTDKYAYFSGDQRKIDEFLRRLEGSEDIENMAMSTSGKDGSCLFTRDEWICIVQSIKLRFPELSTTKKKSLSAITRQINKQEKENEDENSIWSQARSLPSLELTDEDLKWLYDLDDEQMANRTITSSMTEVDGNDDHSPFVMTLSQTTPSQLSHIKESDSLYSQETNVQTTEPADHQSGHMQRCHSQTAEGKTQSKILEIEIVSDSEEEIESLIRNTEPDSSEDVYGANEVSSHQVPAVDALASFQSFPFAADMIPRNNVRDKEHESLHISSSIRSSPAQSLTQSQVPSSIDSIIEPPCESPRKMSPIRDTQPEPVITSPFKTPTKKSKELLSKYSSPVKNSIHNNMGSPVAMMVPRSSESAKHVEEIIVSSDEESVYSTAKSVFPSAQIVISEVEDEDEEFYEIVSSIPEKHKPTAAAKKRKLLQTSRYEVVSNFNINDYDDDQRGFKLRKLETKPIIIDSDNEIADSEEDEKNLSIIEITREVEAEESEHDTEYLINLGKQVEGNSKMNTSVLQVPSSPSSITFGRTDILKELEAFSNSDLDTDRTINSNTSKNSNAIKSGTNQTIDFTLLSTKELQERFKKWELKPVQGRQRMVSVLSEVSKLFTNSFNDPVPETRQGFEGTVYGSLNRLVGSNQYWHEKIISFEPLRVSELRDWICTKGYELEEDFLMRYCDDNGYCCTRQP from the coding sequence ATGGTCGACAGCGAGCTGCAAAATGATTTCGCGAATGACGGGGACAATGATAGTTACTTTGTATCTACACAATTCGAGCTGAAGCAGGAGGAAATCATGGAGAAGGAGCTTCAGAAGCTACAAACTGGTCAGACTGTATCACAATTGCTTCGTTTTAGAAGTGGCATTTCTGGTCTAACGAGCGTCACTCCAAAACCAGTCAAAGTTTCTAGACCTGGACTTCGCAAAACTGGTAGTagaaaactgaaaaagaaCCAGTCCATGAGTGCCATGGTGAAAGAACGGTTCAAAACTGATAAGTACGCATATTTTTCCGGAGATCAGCGTAAGATAGATGAATTTCTACGACGCCTAGAAGGCTCGGAAGACATTGAAAATATGGCTATGTCCACTCTGGGAAAGGACGGATCGTGTTTATTCACCAGAGACGAATGGATTTGTATTGTACAATCAATAAAGTTACGCTTTCCCGAGTTATCGACGACGAAAAAGAAATCTCTAAGTGCTATAACCAGACAGATAAAtaaacaagaaaaggaaaatgaagatgagaaTAGTATATGGTCTCAGGCGAGATCGCTTCCTAGTTTGGAATTGACAGACGAAGACCTCAAGTGGCTCTATGATCTAGATGACGAGCAGATGGCTAATAGAACGATCACTAGTAGTATGACTGAAGTTGACGGCAATGATGACCATAGCCCATTTGTCATGACTCTTTCTCAGACAACGCCTTCACAGCTATCACATATAAAAGAAAGCGATTCCTTATACTCACAGGAAACGAATGTACAAACAACAGAACCTGCGGATCATCAGTCTGGACATATGCAACGTTGCCATAGCCAAACTGCGGAAGGCAAGACACAGAGCAAAATACTAGAAATCGAAATAGTCTctgattcagaagaagaaatagaatctTTGATTCGTAACACAGAACCAGACTCACTGGAAGATGTATATGGAGCAAATGAGGTATCGTCACATCAAGTCCCAGCTGTGGACGCGTTGGCGTCATTCCAGAGCTTTCCATTTGCTGCAGATATGATTCCGCGTAATAATGTCAGAGATAAGGAACACGAATCACTTCATATATCATCCAGTATACGCTCCTCTCCCGCCCAGTCGCTTACTCAAAGTCAGGTGCCTTCTCTGATTGACTCTATAATTGAACCCCCATGTGAAAGCCCCAGGAAAATGTCTCCTATCAGGGATACTCAGCCAGAACCTGTCATTACATCGCCATTCAAAACTCCTACTAAGAAATCAAAAGAGCTTCTTAGCAAATACAGTTCACCTGTCAAAAATAGCATACACAACAATATGGGTAGCCCTGTGGCAATGATGGTGCCCAGGTCTTCAGAACTGGCCAAGCATGTCGAGGAAATCATTGTTTCCTCCGATGAAGAATCTGTGTATTCGACTGCTAAATCAGTTTTCCCTTCAGCACAAATAGTGATTctggaagttgaagatgaagatgaggaaTTCTACGAGATTGTATCGTCTATTCCCGAAAAGCACAAGCCCACGGCAGCAGcaaaaaagagaaaattaTTGCAGACTTCGAGGTACGAAGTCGTGAGCAATTTCAACATTAATGATTACGATGACGACCAGCGTGGTTTCAAGTTGCGGAAACTTGAAACAAAGCCTATAATAATAGATTCTGACAACGAGATTGcagattctgaagaagacgaaaagaaCCTCAGTATAATAGAGATAACCCGGGAGGTAGAAGCTGAGGAGTCGGAACACGATACAGAATACCTAATTAACCTCGGAAAACAGGTAGAAGGAAATAGTAAGATGAATACTTCTGTTTTACAAGTTCCTTCTAGTCCCTCGTCGATAACGTTCGGAAGGACAGATATCCTTAAAGAGCTTGAAGCGTTCAGCAATTCTGACTTGGACACTGACAGAACTATCAACAGCAATACTTCCAAGAATAGTAATGCTATCAAGAGTGGTACAAATCAAACGATCGATTTCACCTTGTTGTCTACCAAGGAATTACAAGAAAGGTTCAAGAAGTGGGAACTAAAGCCAGTACAAGGACGTCAAAGAATGGTACTGgttctttctgaagttTCTAAGTTGTTTACTAACTCGTTCAATGATCCAGTTCCAGAAACCAGGCAAGGATTTGAAGGCACAGTATATGGATCGTTGAACCGTCTCGTTGGACTGAATCAGTATTGGCACGAGAAGATCATAAGCTTCGAACCGTTACGAGTTAGCGAACTACGAGATTGGATCTGCACCAAAGGCTACGAGTTGGAGGAAGATTTTCTCATGAGGTACTGCGACGACAATGGATATTGCTGTACACGCCAACCGTAA
- a CDS encoding predicted protein, whose translation MAAPKRYYSAGDDKVSKSRAFNAGLLTVLTLLVLAGWVYHFIWALQVVINQPYGGVLNNLVYGPGTLVANAGLSTKLVGYLNDKLVGDKIDADHKKYL comes from the coding sequence ATGGCTGCTCCCAAGAGATATTACTCTGCTGGTGATGACAAGGTGTCTAAATCGCGTGCGTTCAATGCCGGCTTACTTACGGTTCTCACATTGCTTGTTCTCGCTGGCTGGGTGTACCATTTCATATGGgctcttcaagtagttATCAACCAACCCTATGGAGGTGTGCTTAACAATTTGGTATATGGTCCAGGAACGCTTGTGGCCAATGCTGGGTTGAGTACCAAGCTAGTAGGTTATTTGAATGACAAGCTAGTGGGCGACAAAATCGACGCGGATCATAAGAAGTATTTGTAG
- a CDS encoding predicted protein, translated as MDYIIDLFSWDRSILQKFIFVFLVQFESIATASMYPYTYFMIKRFDVADDFVNVFIYSGYLGAAFSLSQFLSTSFWVKVSKKFGKKQTLLYSCAGTAVSLVLYGMSTTFYKALFARSLMGFFNGYIFVARTTAVGEIAHNGSNKDFASVFSSIWRGGQGLGYIFGMMKSFNYVIKKGQLLLKYPFLTSNLGFASIMVSFVVIGWLVLEETDVKKRYERDIGIEIGDAIRRLLGFKVPDRPWKSREKMEFSELHNCPAKNDILDEEDLSQKETETEEEYDTSLPMELRNCATGVFMISFQNCIYFEFLPVLLVSALMAGELKFPAYIRFASGDKQIELLLTLAAKACLLLSISLTVKNKAFRAAESVPKFDSLIYPIIYFLLPLYVFTQHRSVEGIVTVAALILGASNIIVSFADKFSSDSITILFTRVYPNASKELINTYAMTAATLTLCAAQIIAGWMISRDKATDQCICGFSQFFVQ; from the coding sequence ATGGATTACATCATTGACTTGTTCTCGTGGGACCGCTCTATATTGCAAaaattcattttcgttttccTTGTACAGTTCGAGTCTATTGCAACTGCGTCGATGTACCCTTATACCTACTTTATGATCAAGCGTTTTGATGTTGCAGACGACTTTGTAAACGTCTTTATCTATAGTGGATATTTGGGTGCTGCCTTTTCACTCAGCCAGTTCTTAAGTACACTGTTTTGGGTCAAGGTATCTAAAAAGTTTGGCAAAAAGCAAACTCTCTTGTATTCATGTGCTGGCACAGCCGTCTCCTTGGTTCTCTATGGTATGAGCACAACTTTCTATAAGGCTCTTTTCGCAAGACTGTTGATGGGGTTCTTCAATGGTTACATATTTGTTGCGAGAACAACCGCTGTTGGAGAAATAGCCCATAATGGTTCAAATAAAGATTTTGCATCTGTGTTCTCACTGATCTGGAGAGGTGGGCAGGGACTTGGTTATATCTTTGGAATGATGAAGTCGTTTAATTATGTCATAAAGAAGGGCCAGTTACTTCTAAAGTATCCATTTCTTACGTCCAACCTCGGATTTGCCAGTATTATGGTACTGTTTGTCGTTATTGGTTGGCTTGTCTtagaagaaacagatgtAAAGAAAAGGTATGAGCGTGATATTGGTATAGAAATAGGAGATGCTATCAGGCGTCTACTAGGTTTCAAAGTACCAGACAGGCCCTGGAAGCTGAGAGAAAAGATGGAGTTTTCAGAATTGCATAACTGCCCCGCCAAAAACGacattcttgatgaagaagacctCTCCCAAAAAGAAACTGAAACAGAGGAAGAATATGACACCCTGTTACCCATGGAATTAAGGAATTGTGCAACTGGCGTTTTTATGATTTCCTTCCAGAATTGTATCTACTTCGAATTCTTACCTGTTTTGCTTGTCAGCGCACTTATGGCAGGGGAACTAAAGTTTCCGGCTTATATTAGATTTGCTAGCGGGGAtaaacaaattgaactCCTTTTAACTTTGGCTGCGAAAGCATGCTTACTTTTGTCGATACTGCTTACTGTAAAGAACAAAGCATTCAGAGCGGCTGAGAGTGTGCCAAAATTTGACCTGCTCATATACCCTATTATTTACTTCTTATTGCCCTTATATGTTTTCACACAGCATCGGTCCGTCGAAGGAATAGTCACCGTCGCGGCCCTAATTCTTGGAGCGAGCAATATTATAGTTTCATTTGCCGACAAGTTTAGTTCTGACTCTATTACAATTTTATTCACCAGAGTATATCCTAATGCATCAAAAGAATTAATTAACACTTATGCAATGACTGCGGCCACTTTGACTCTCTGCGCTGCTCAGATCATTGCAGGGTGGATGATTCTGAGGGACAAGGCTACGGACCAATGCATTTGTGGTTTTTCTCAATTTTTTGTACAATGA
- a CDS encoding predicted protein: protein MTNPLVEMFDGFPIFQQFTLGKLQDAEVMAFTSVYPNLYFMIKHFGIAEDDSHIATYSGYLGAAYLLGEYISSSYWVKASNKYGRKTILLYGLASTAFSLLIFGFSTNFYMALLARFFMGLCGGKSQVYRNTMEEIALEGRHKHHALTSLSQNWTSGILMGYFFGGLSSLSYKSDIKYDGSLLSKYPFLLSNLIIISVIVAEIIMGWLFLEETHEQIKYVRDIGLEKGDSIRRMLGFQVPERPWQLREQDPKVDQQPFDDNMKLTERHVVPYQIRNDSVYTPEESSTDTETYEEFESVRSLATWNRIINNYMLCFQNTFFFEFFPIFLASPLREGDLKFPFQIKGGFSYNAYGIGMLTFLAGYIGSVFEVPLSIIRVYFGRKCVAGIALLVYPITYFLLPLYLFTSHEYNKGISKSLANLLLVVNISVVWLFKSFTFPSYQSYFDISSSKEQRRPTNSYSIRFITLAKCATPIIGGWMISIFDAQGYGGTPWWILSVWSTMTLLHSIYIDRRSVALA, encoded by the coding sequence ATGACCAACCCCTTGGTAGAAATGTTCGATGGATTTCctatttttcagcaatttACCCTTGGAAAGCTCCAAGATGCTGAAGTCATGGCATTTACATCCGTGTACCCCAATCTCTACTTCATGATCAAGCATTTTGGTATCGCAGAGGACGATTCACATATCGCTACCTATAGTGGATATTTGGGTGCCGCCTATTTACTTGGTGAATACATAAGCTCGCTGTATTGGGTCAAAGCTTCGAATAAATACGGCAGAAAAACCATACTCTTGTATGGGCTCGCAAGCACAGCATTCTCCTTGCTCATTTTTGGATTCAGTACAAACTTTTATATGGCTCTTCTTGCAAGGTTCTTCATGGGGTTATGCGGTGGTAAGAGTCAAGTCTATAGAAACacaatggaagaaatcgCCCTTGAAGGTAGACATAAACATCACGCCTTAACATCACTCTCGCAAAACTGGACTTCTGGGATATTGATGGGTTACTTTTTTGGAGGATTATCAAGTCTTTCATATAAGTCTGACATAAAGTATGATGGGCTGTTACTTTCGAAgtatccatttcttctttcaaacCTTATAATTATCAGCGTTATTGTAGCTGAAATTATCATGGGCTGGCTCTTTTTGGAGGAAACACATGAACAGATAAAGTATGTGCGAGACATCGGTTTAGAAAAGGGAGATTCCATTAGGCGTATGTTGGGATTCCAAGTGCCAGAGAGACCTTGGCAGCTAAGAGAACAAGATCCCAAAGTAGACCAACAACCCTTTGACGACAATATGAAGTTGACAGAAAGGCACGTCGTTCCTTACCAAATAAGAAACGACCTGGTGTATACCCCCGAAGAACTGTCGACTGATACAGAAACatatgaagaatttgaGCTGGTGAGATCATTGGCTACATGGAATCGCATAATTAACAATTATATGTTATGCTTTCAGAAtacattcttcttcgagttttttccaatttttcttGCTAGTCCCCTCAGAGAAGGGGATCTAAAGTTCCCATTTCAAATTAAAGGGGGATTCAGTTACAATGCATATGGTATTGGGATGCTTACATTTCTTGCGGGATATATTGGGTCAGTTTTTGAAGTTCCGCTTTCTATTATTAGAGTGTACTTTGGGAGAAAGTGTGTGGCTGGAATTGCCCTTCTCGTATACCCCATCACTTACTTCTTGTTGCCTTTATATCTTTTTACACTGCACGAGTACAATAAGGGAATATCCAAGTCGTTGGCAAATTTATTACTTGTGGTGAACATTTCTGTTGTTTGGTTATTTAAATCCTTTACATTCCCCCTGTATCAAAGTTATTTTGATATttcgtcttccaaagaGCAAAGGCGGCCAACTAATAGTTATTCGATTAGATTCATCACGTTGGCTAAGTGTGCCACCCCGATTATTGGAGGCTGGATGATATCAATTTTCGATGCGCAAGGATACGGAGGTACTCCTTGGTGGATCCTTTCAGTTTGGTCAACCATGACATTATTGCACTCTATTTACATCGATAGAAGAAGTGTAGCATTAGCATAG